Part of the Myxococcales bacterium genome is shown below.
CCCAAAGCCCGATGAACAGTTCGTCGGGCCGGCGATGACGGCCGCAGCCCAGCGCTCGCGGCCGCCCTTCACCGCGTCGAGGGCGCTCACGTAATCGTCGACCGCTGCGTAACCCGGCGTGCCGGGCGGGCACGTGTCGTCTTTGATCGTGAAGTCGTTGTCGGTTCGCGAGCAGTCATCTTCATCGGTCAGGATCATGACGCCGAGCAGCGCGTCGTCGCGCAAGAAGCCCGCGTTGGCGCTGTCTCCCATGCGCGTCGTTACAGCGAGCCGAAGCGACTCGAGGGGCATCTCGAGCGCCGGCCCGCCGGCCCCGACGTTGGCGACGCAAGAGAAGTTCGATGACAGATCGGGCTCCCCGCGCTCGAGCCACGTGTGGCTCATCGAACAAGCGCGACGGAAGCGGCCGTCGTCGCCTTTGTCGTTCACATCGAGCGTCGGCAAGGGAGGCATGCCGGGCAGCTCGGGGGTCATCTTGTAGCGCGCGCTCCGGCCCGTGGTGGTGACGGCGATGCGGTAGTCGAGCTGGGCGCCCGACGCCGTCGTGTATTGGTCGAGGCGTTGCGTCAGGACGGCGAAGTTGGCGGCGAGGTTCGCCTGCTCCTCCTTCATGGACCCGGAGTTGTCGACGACGAGGAGGATGTCCATCTTGGAGCACGCGTCGTCGGGTAAGACGGAAGCGCTCGGCGAAACGACGACGGGCGCCGCTCCTCCGGCGTCAGGGGAGGCCGGGAGTGCGTCGCGCTGGTCGGCGCCGCAGGCGAATGCGAAGGCCGCGAGGAGCGGAGCCGCGAGGGCAGGACTTCGAGACATGGTGGGCGCGGCGTAGCAAAGGCCCCGGCAGACGCCAACGGACCATTGGGTCTCACGCCGCGCTTGGGAGGAGACACGCCGCAAAGTGGCGTAAAACCCGCGCCAGTTGCCGCTAGCGCGGGGCCACCGGCGGCGGCTTGCTCGACGTCTGGCGTCGCTCCGCGCGCGAGCGCGGATGCCGGATGTCCTTGCCGCGCGCCATGAAGACCACGAGCTCGGCGAGGTTGGTCGTGTGGTCGGCGATCCGCTCCAGGTATTTGGCGATCGATTGGGCCCGCGTGCATCGGTAGATGTTGCGCGGGTTCTCCATCATGTAGGTCAATAGCTCGCGGAAAATCTGGGCGTAATAGGCATCGACCGTCGAGTCCCGTTCGATGACCTCTTGGGCCCGGTCGGCGTCGCCCTCCACGAACGCGTCGAGCGCCTCGCGAAGCATGGCCTGCGTGGCCTCCGCCATGTCGGAGAGGTTCGTGTACGGCTGGAGCGGCGGCTCTTCGTTGAGCTCGCGGACGCGTTCGCAGATGTTGACCGTCGAGTCGCCGATGCGTTCGATGTCGGTCGTGAGCTTGAGCGCCGTGGTGATGAAGCGGAGGTCTGACGCGACCGGCTGGCGACGCGCGAGGATGCGAAGGCATCGCTCGTCGATCTCCACCTCGAGCCGATTGATCTCTCGATCGCGCTCCATCGTTCGTTCGGCGAGCTCGCTGTCGCGATCAATGAGGGCCTTCATGGCCGAGACCAACATCTCTTCGACCTTGGAGCCCATGAGGATGAGGCGCTCTCGAAGGGTTCGGAGCTCGGCTTCGTATTGGAGGTCGGTATGGCTCTTCACGACGTGGTCCTCATCATCACCCAAATCGGCCGGTGATGTACTCCTCGGTTCGCTGATTCGACGGCTTGGTGAAGAGGGTGTCGGTCGTGTCGTATTCGACGAGCTCGCCCATGTAGAAGAACGCCGTGAAGTCGCTCACGCGAGCCGCCTGCTGCATGCTGTGGGTCACGATGACGATCGTGTAGGTCGCCTTGAGCTCGTAGATGAGCTCCTCGATCTTCGTTGTCGCGATGGGATCGAGCGCCGAACACGGCTCGTCCATCAAGAGGACCTCGGGCTCGAGGGCGAGGGCGCGAGCGATGCACAGGCGCTGCTGCTGGCCGCCGGAGAGGCTCGTCCCGGACCTGTCGAGGCGGTCTTTGACCTCGTCCCAGAGCGCCGCTTGCCGGAGCGCCTTTTCGACGCGCGGCTTGGCGTCTGTGACTTTCATGCCGTTCAGCCGGAGGCCCGCCAGCACGTTGTCGGCGATCGACATGGTCGGGAACGGGTTCGGCTTCTGAAACACCATGCCGACGCGGCGCCGCACCTGTACCGGATCGGTGCCGCGCTCGTAGATGTCCTTGCCGTCGAGCAAGACGCGCCCTTTGGTGTGCGCGCCGTCGGTGACCTCATGCATCCGATTCAAGCACCGCACGAAGGTCGACTTGCCGCAGCCTGAGGGACCGATGACCGCGGTGACGCGCCGTTCTCGAATGCTGAGGCTCACGCGCTTGAGAGCCTCCGTTGGCCCGAAGAACGCCGAGAGGTGCTCCGAGCTCATCTTCTCGGGGAACTCATCGGCGGCGGCCAGAGGCGGAATCGGCGTGAGGTAGGTCGCCACGCGCGACGACGACGGAACGGAGGACTCGGACGCTTCTTCTTGCATGATCAACGGCTCACACGGTGTCGAACGAGGAGGCGCGAGAGTATGTTCAAGCCAAGCACGAACGCGATGAGGACCAGGGCCGCGGCCCACGCTTGCTGGTGCCAGTCGTCGTAGGGCGCGACGGAATACTGGAATATTTGCACCGTGAGCGTCGACGTCGGCTGGTCGATGCCTTCGGGCCAGTTGCGGTTGTTCGCCGAGGTGAAGAGCAGCGGCGCCGTCTCGCCGGTGCCGCGCGCCACGGCCAACATGATGCCCGTCACAATGCCTGGTAGCGCCGTCCGCACGACGACACGCAAGACGGTGCGCCAACGCGGCACGCCCAGCGCTAGGGCCGCCTCTCGGAGCGCGTTGGGGACGAGCTTCATGAGCTCTTCCGTCGTTCGGGCGATGGTCGGCAACATCAAGATCGCGATGGCGATGGAGCCGGCGATGGCCGACTGCCGCTTCATGGGAATGACGACGACGGCGTAGACGAACATGCCGACGACGATGGACGGCACACCGGAGAGGACGTCGGCGGTGAAGCGAACGGCGTAGCCGAGGCGACTCTTGCCGTACTCCGCGAGGTAGACCCCCGCCAAGATCCCGGCGGGGATCGCCATCGCGCACGCCATGGCGACGATGGTGACGGTGCCGACGATGGCGTTTGCGACGCCGCCGCCGAGCTCGCCGACGGGCTTGGGCAAGTGCGTGAGGAAGTCGAGGCTGAGCCCCTTGATGCCTTCGCGGCCGACGAAGAGCAGGATGCTGATGAGCGGGATCATGGCGCACAGCGTCGCCACCAGGCACGCCCAGCGGAGCACGACGTCGAGCGTCTTGCGGGTGCGGTAGCTCGCCACGCTAGCTCCTCGCCCCTTCCGGCAAGCGCCCCACGCGCCAGACGAGGAGGCGAGCCACCACGTTGAGCACGAAGGTCACGGCAAAGAGCAAGAGCCCGATCGTCGTGAGCGCCGTGAGATGAGCCCCCGAGGCGGCTTCTGCGTACTCGTTCGCGATGACGCTCGCCATCGTGTAGCTGGGCGCAAAGAGCGACGCGGAGATGTCGGCGCGGTTGCCGATGATCATCGTGACGGCCATGGTCTCGCCGAGGGCTCGGCCGAGGCCGAGCATCGTGGCGCCGACCATGCCGGAGCGCGCAAACGGCAAGACGACCTGCGATATCGCCTCGACGCGTGTGGCGCCGAGGGCCAACGCGTTCTCTTTCAAGATCCCCGGCACCGCTACGAGGACTTCGCGCATGACCGACGAGATGGTCGGCAGGATCATGATGGCGAGGATGACGCCCGCCGTGAGCATGCCGTAGCCGAGGTGCGGGCCTTGAAAGAGCGGAAGGAAGCCCAGCGTGCTCTCGAGCTTCGGCTGCACCGTCTCACGCATCCACGGCGCGAGAATGAAGATGCCCCACAGGCCGTAGACGACGCTGGGAACGGCCGCGAGCAGCTCGACGACGAAGCCCAAGGGACGTCGGATGCGGGGCGGCGCGAGCTCCGTCAGGTAGACCGCGATGCCGAGCGCCACGGGAACGGCCAAGAGGAGCGCCAAGAACGACGAGACCAAGGTCCCGAAGACGAACGGCGCCGCGCCGAAGCTCTCGCGCACCGGGTCCCAGTCGGTGCGCCAGAGGAACGCGATGCCGAAGCGGCTGAAGCCGCTCCGTGCGTCCGACGCCAAGGAGAGGATGATCCACGCGATGAGTACGATGAGCAAAATGCCGAAGGCCGCGGTGACTCGTCGGAAGATCGAGTCGCCGCGGCTCGGGCGCGGGCCGCTCTCCGCAGGGGGAGCGGCCGCGTGAGCGGTGCTGGTCGTGTTCACGGTCGGGCTGCGCCGGTCACTTGCCGACGAGGAGCGCCTTTCCTTCGGCCTTAAGTAGCTTCACCTTGGCCTCGGCTTTGGCGACGACGGGAGCCGGGAGCTTGCCGTAGTGGAGCGCTTCGGCGTGCTCTTGCCCTTCGTGGAGACCCCACCAGAGGTAGTTGGCGAGCGCTTGGCCCTTCTGCGCGTTCGCGTTTTCTTCGTAGACGAGGACATAGGAAAACGCGGCGATGGGGTACGCCGCCTCGCCGGGTGCGTTGGTGATGGAGACGCGAAGGTCGTCCGGCATCTTGTCGGCGACGCTGGCAGCGGCGGCGGTGACCGATGCGAGGGCCGCGTCGGTGAACTTGCCTGCCTGGTTCTTGAGTGACGCCGTGGCGAGGTTATTTTGCTTGGCGTAGGCGAGCTCGACGTAGCCGATGGAGCCGGGCGTCGACTTCACGCTTCCCGTCACGCCTTCGTTGCCCTTGCTCGAGATTCCGGCGGGCCACTTGACGCTCTTGCCAGCGCCGACCTTGTCTTTCCACGCGGGGCTGACCTTCGCGAGGTAGTCGGTGAACACCGCCGTCGTGCCGCTTCCGTCGGAGCGGGCCACCACCGTGATGTTGGTGGCGGGAAGCTTCGCGTCGGGGTTGTCCGCCACGAGCTTCGGGTCGTTCCACTTCTTGATCTCCCCCATGAAGACGCCCGTGAGCGCCTCGGGCGTTAGCTTGATGGCGGCCTTGGCATCGGGGACGTTGTACGTCACGACGACGGCGCCGAGGGTCATCGGCACGTGGTGCAGCTTGCCCTTCGCCTTGGCGAGTTCTTCGTCGCTCATGGGCGCGTCGCTGGCGCCGAAGTCGACGGTCTGGTCGGTGATCTGCTTGATGCCGGCGCCGGAGCCCACCGACTGGTAGTTGACCTTCACCTGGGGGTTCGCCTTGCCGAACTCGGAGATCCACTTCGAGTAGAGCGGGAACGGGAAGGTGGCGCCTGCGCCGTTTAGGCTGACGGTGTCGCTCTTGGGGGCGACGGCGACGGTCGTCGACGCGCTGCTGGAGGGGGTCGCGGAGCTCGAGTCGCTGCCTTTGCAGCCCATCACGAGGAGGCCAGCAGCAACGAGGACGGTGGAGGCGTTTCGCATGCGCGCACAAGTACGCGGCGAATGTGACGATTGGGTGACAGCAGCGTGAAATGGCGGCGATTGAAGGGGTCGAGGGCTTCGTGAGTCGTCCCGCCTGGCAGGGCTGCCTCGGTCCCCTCTCCCCCGCGGCCTTCCCCAACCGATCTTTTTCCGCGTGCCTGGCTTTCGCTACATTGGCGCCGGTGTCCGGCCAGCTTCTCCACCACGGCGACGACGCGCCGGAGCGGTGCGCCTTTTGCGGAAAGGAGGCGGCGGGCCCGTGCGCCACGTGTCAGCGCTCTGTGTGCGGCGATTGCTGCACCTTGACCGAAGGGGGCGTTCGGACGTGGGCCATCTGCCTCGAGTGCGATCGCACGAAAGGGCGGTCCCTCAGCCGCGGATGGGCCGGACTCCTCCGGTTCATCGGCGCGATCTTGGCCGGGCTCTTCGCCGTCGTTGTCTTGCTCGCGTGGCTCTCGGGGCGCTGAAAGCCGCCGGCTGCACGGCGACGCCGCTTGTGGGCGCCCGCGCAACTCGCGAACCTGAGCGCGTGGCGAAATCGCGGGCCAGAAGGCGCTTGACGGAGCGAGTGAGACGCGAGGCGCCGGCACCTACGGCTCGACGCCCGCGATGACCCAGATGCCGTTGTTCCCCTTGCCGTTCCCTGCCGCGATGAAGAGATCGGCGGCGCTGGTTGGCGTGCGACGCGCGACGACGAGGTCTTGGGCCCCGGGCAGGTTGGCGAGCTTGGTGGCCACGCCGGTGCTTGGTATGACCTCGAAGACGTCCCCTTCGATGTTCGTCACGTAGTGATGCGTGGCGCCCAACGCGATGCCCACGAGGGGGGTCCCGGGAGGGATGTTGTAGAGGGGCACCGCGGAGACGGAAAGGGTGGCGGCGAAGGTGACCTTGTGAACTGTGGCTCCCTCGGAGAAGTAGGCGACGCCGCTGTGATCCGACTCGAGGTAGCTGTTGGCGTTCGGCGTGGGGAACGGCGAAGGGCTTGCGCTAACGGGAACGTTCAGCCCCTTGTCCAAAGGATTCGCCAGGAAGGCGTTCGCCGCGATCCCGACGAGCAATGGGACGCCCCCCGAACTATCCGCCACGTCGACCGAAAAGGCGCCACCACTTGCACAACCGCGAGTCCTGAGCGAGGCCCACGTGGGCGAGTAGACCGTCACGCAGGTCGGTCCATTCTGAACGTCCGCGACGAAAGTCTCGGCACCGAACACCGCGATGCCGCGAAAGGTGTCGGATGGCACCCGCCGCTGGAAGGACGACGCGGGACCGGCGGAGGCCAGCGCGCTCCACGACTCGCCAAAGGCCCCCTGGTCGGTCGTCCAATAGAGTCCGTCGCCGTCGGCGGCGACACCAAAGGCGGGCGAAGGCGTGGTGACGAGGTGCTGCGGCAACGCGTAACGCGGCGGTGGGGGAACCGACGTCCGGTCCGGGGCTGCGTCCGCTGACGCTTCGGCGCCCGCGTCGACACCGGTGAGCAAGCGCGCGTCGCACTCTTGGGTGGTGCTGCAAAACGCTGGGTCGTCGACATCGGCGGTGACGCATCGCCCGTCGACGCACGTTCGGTCCTCCGCGCACTTGATGCCGATGCACGCCGACGACAAGCGAACCCGCAGCTCGAGCGGCTCGTGAGGCACGAAGCGCAGGCGGCGGCGGGCCACGATGCACCCGGCGAAATCGGCTGCGGCGCACGCGTTGAGAGGCGAGGTCGCGCCGGCCACGACGGAGATCGAGACCACGTCGTCGCGTTTGCCGCTGGGCGCGATGACCAAAGAGCCGATCGTCCGAAGGGGGCCAGCGCCGCTGCAGTCGCGCGTGATCGTCACGGGGTCGTCGGTCGGCGCCCCTCCGATGATGGCGGTACCACCGTGGCCAACGAGCTTGTCGCAGTCGACGTCGGTGTCGACCTGGAGCGTGATCTGCGTGGGCTCGCGGCATGCGCTGGCGCCCGCGCCGAGCGCCGCCGCGATTAAGAGCAGGACCGGTGCGCGCACGAGCCAAGCGCGAGTTCCCTGCGAGCGGCGAGCCGGCACTTCGCGGATTGTACTGTATGCTGGAGCCGTGCGCCGCTCGCTCGTCGCCTTCGCAGTGGGTGCGCTCGCGGGCTGCGGCTTCCTCGTAGACACGGGCGGCCTCGCGGGCGAGGGCGCCGCGCAAGACGCAGGCGCCGAAGGGGCCCGGGTCGTCGAACCCGCGCTCGACGCATCCGCTCCGCTGGAGGCGTCGACACAGCGTTTTTGCGATCGGGCCCCACACGCCTTCTGCGCCGATTTCGAGGGCGCCGTGTTTCGCGACGGGTGGACCTCTGACAGCCAGGAACTCGGCGGCGCCCTGTCGCTCGTGAATCCGACCCCGGCACACCCCACCCAGGCCCTGCTCGCGAAGATGCCCCGACGCGAGACGGCCAAGGGGTCCGCTGCGCTGCGAAAAACGTTCGACATGCCGTGGCGACGCGTCGTCATGAACTTCGACGTCTACGTGGAGCGGCCTCTATTCCTGACTGGCGACCGCAACGCCGGGCTTGTTTGTTTCGCCTTCTACGCGGGGAGCCAGCTCGGCGGACTGTGCGTGTCCGTTGCAGGCGACTACGTCGCGTTCGGCGTCGACAAGCCGCCACTTCGGTACGACACCTGGCTGCACGCGACCTTCGACGTGGATCCCATCGGCAAGCTCGCGCGGGCCGAGATCGACGGCGTCGTCTTCCAGAGTCACTTTTCACCGCCCGCTACTGGCGAAGCTCAGCGAATGGAGATCGAACTGGGCGTGCTGGGCTACAACGTGCCGGCGCCGGCCTTCGCGGTCACCTACGACGACATCACCATCGACTTGCCGTAGGCGCTCGAGCGGCGCCCACGGCGGCCTTGCATGTGGCCGCCGCAACGTCTCAGTCGAACTGGCAAACCTGCTGCTTGCACACGAGACCGGCGGGGCAATCGCTCGGGTCGTCGCAAGGCCATTGGAACGCATTGGGGTAACAAGTGTTGCCCATGCAATGCGCACCCGCGCCGCAATCGACGTCGGCGCCGCACGCGGACCCGCAGAAGAGGATCACCAAGCCCGGTCGATCGGCCTCCCCTGCTGCGCGCGCCTGGCGCCGAGGCTCCCTGCGCGCGGCGATGTCGCCGTTCACGCTGGTCGACGTGCCACCGCTCAAGGCGCGCGCAAGGAACCCAGAGCCACCGCCTCCGCTCCCGCAGCCCGCGGCGCTGGCATAACTGGCACCGCCCCCGCCGCCGAACCAGCCGGCCCCGCCCCCGCCGCCGCCCGCGGGGTGCGCCGCTGCGCCGCCGCCCGGGCTCGGTCCGCCGCCACCAACCCCGCCGATGGATGGGCCGCCGGCGGACGCTGGCGTGCCGACGCCTTCACCGAGGCCCGGCGCGCCGCCGGCGCTCGGCCCCCCGGCCCCTCCCCCAGCGGCGCCGCTGTTGTTGCCGTCGCCGGCTCGTCCGCTCGAACCGCCGCCCGCGCCGCCTTGGGCCTTCGCGCACGCGCCGCCGCCACCGCCCGCGACGAACCACAGCCCCGCGTCGCCAAGACTCGCGATCGCGCTCATGCCTCCGCCCGCCGCACCGGCGATCGAGCCAACGCCGCCGGCCCCTCCACCTCCGGGAGCGCCGACCGTCACGCGAACCGTGCGCTCGCCCAGCGCGAGGGTCCCATAGGTGTATCCTGCAACGCCGCCACGCCGATTCTGATCCACGCTGCCGCCGCCGGCGCCCCAGAGCTTGGCCGTCGCGTGCACGCACGTGGGGTCGAAGTTGACGTCGTAGGTGCCCGGCTCGAAGAGCTCCAGTTCGAGCCCGTTGGCCTTCACCTCGATGCTCGCGTCAACGCCTCCGTCGCCGGCACCGTCGGGGGGAAGGACCACTTCCGCGACGTCCGCGAGCACGGCCTCGGGCCCCGCGTCAACGGGCTCCGTGCGAACGCCATCCGAGACGCCGTCCCACCCGAACACGAGCGAACACGCCGAAGCGCCCAAGAGTGACGCGGCAAGCGCGAGCCGCCTCATTGGGAAGCGCTCATGGCGGAATCGTCCCTCATCCGTGCATAATAGCCCGACCCGCCATGGCCGACTTCGACGCGATCACGGAGCAGATGCTCGTGGGAGCCGCGCACGCTCCCGTTCGAGGGCAAGGTGTGGAGCTCGCCTTCGTCGAGGGCCCCAACCGGGGGGCCGTCGTGCGCATCGCGGAGCTGGCGCATCGTCGCGCGCTCGTCGGCTCGAGCGCTGCCTGCGAGATTCGCCTCGACGATCGGACGGTGTCGCGCCGGCACGCCTCGCTGGAGCTCGAGGAAGGCGGTCTTCGCGTCCTTGACCTCGGCTCGAGAAACGGCGTCTACGTCGGAGGCGTACGGGTTCGCGACGCCCTGCTGATCTCGGGCAACGAGTTCGTCGTCGGCGCCACGCGGATTCGCGTCGCCATCGGCGGCGAAGAGCGCGACATCGCCGCGTGGCAAACGGGCAAGTTCGGCCGCGTGCTCGGCGCGAGCCCTGCCATGCGCCGGCTTTATCCGGTGCTCGAGCGCCTCGCCAGCCAGTCGACGCCCGCGCTCATCGAAGGCGAGGCGGGCACCGGCAAAGAGCTGCTCGCCGAGTCGATTCACGAGGCGAGCCCCACGCCCGACGCGCCCTTCGTCGTCTTCGAGCCCGCCAGCGTGGCGCCCGAAGCCATCGAGCAGGAGCTCTTCGGCCTTCGCGGCGACGTCCACGGCGCAGGCGGTCTCATCCAAGCGGCGCGCGGGGGAACCTTGTTCTTGGACGAGGTCTCCGATCTCCCGACGCCGAGCCAACTGAAGCTCCTGCGGGTCCTCGAGCACGACGCCCGCGGCTCGAACGCGGGCGGCACGCCGCGCGTTCGGATCATCGCCTCGACGCGCCGCGATCTCGACCGCGAGGTTCAAGATCGCCGCTTTCGCGAGGATCTGCTGACGGCGCTCGCCACCGTGCGCGTCGAGCTTCCTCCGTTGCGCAAGCGCACCGGCGACATCGCCTTGCTCACGCACCACTTCTGGGCCGCGCTCGGCGGCGCCCCCGGCGAGCTCCCCGCCAATCTCGTCCAGCGCTTCGAGCAACACGAGTGGCCCGGCAACGTCCGCGAGCTTCAAGCGGCCGTCGGACGCGCCATCGTCACGGGAGAGCGCGACGTGGGCGCCAAGAAACGCGGCGCCGGTGGTGGCGCCGACGCCATCGCCGAGCTCATCGACCGAGGCCTCCCGTTGCCGCGCGCGCGCCAAGAGATCGTGCTGGAGCTCGAGCGCCGCTACACGCAAGCGATGCTCGATCGCCACGGCGGGAGCGTCGGCAAGGCGGCGGCGGCGAGCGGCATCGGGCGGCGGTATTTCCAGGCGATCCGCGCCAAGAAGTGACGTACCGAGACGCGGGGCCCGCCTCACTCGCCGCGTCCCTGAGGTTGGTGGGCGGGCTGGGTCAGGTGAACGGCCAGCGCGCCGGCGAGGGCCAACGCGCCGACGACGAGCGAAACGTCGGCGACGATGAACTGCGTCCGAATCCTCGACTCTTCGCCGGGCGGACACGTCGGCGCGCAGCGTTCGCGCGCGTCGGCGCGGTCCACGAGGCCGTGGATACCGAAGCCGGCAAACGAGCCGAGCGCGAGGACGCCGACCCCTGCCAGCGGCCACGCCCACGAACGCGGCGACTGAAGCGACGTCGATGGCGCGGAGCTCGACTCCTCGAGCGTCAGGAGCACGGGCCGGTTTCGCTCTCCGACGCGGACGACGATGGACGTCGAGGCGGGCTGGTACCCGGGGCTCTCGATGTGGAGCTGGTGCACGCCGGGATCAAGCTCGAGCGCGGCGCCGGCGTTCGTCGCGACGGGCTTTCCGTCGATGCGAATCGAGAGGGCCACGATGTCACTCCCGTCGAGGCGGCGGGCGCCTGGGACGATGCTCGGAAGCTCGCGAAGGACGGCGGCCTCGCTCTCGGTGCAATCGGCGCGAACCAGCGCGGGGCATGTGGAGCGCGAGCAGACTACGAACTGGCCGCGCGCTTCACGGAGCGCGCCGCGGTCTCTTAGATCTTGCCCCCGATGGAACGCGTCGAGACACTGATCGGTCGTCTGCGCCGAGGCGGCGCGCGAGGCGAGGCCAACGGCCGACGCGACAACCGAAGCGACGACGATTCGCGCGGCGATTCGTTGGCGCATACCCGCCGCGAAGCGTACCAGAGGGCCGGGCGCGAGCGCGCCCGCTCTCCGTGGCCACATCGGCACCGACGTGGGTGTGGGCGGGCGGGTGCGGGCTGGTTGTCACGCGCCCAGAGGGCGATACTTCGCTTCTCCCCATGGACGCCGCTGGCACGCCCACCAAGTCTGAGCCGCCGTACCGGCGCCTTGGAAAGTACGAGGTGTTTGGAGCGTTCGCGCAGGGCGGCATGGCGTCGGTCCACGTCGCGCGCATACGAGGCCCCTCCGGCTTCGCGAAGCTCGTGGCCGTCAAGGAGGTGAACCGGGCCTTCGCCGCGAGCGCGCGGCACGCGAAGATGCTCCTCGCCGAAGCCCGCCTCGGCGCGCGGATTCGAAGCCCCTACGCGATTCCCATCCTCGACGTCGTGCAAGAGGGCGATCAGCTTTGCATCGTCATGGAGCTCGTGCGCGGCGTATCGCTGAACGAGCTCATCCTGGCGGCGTCGGCGCGCCGCACGCGGATCGCCCCGGCCATCGTGTCGGCGATGCTCTCGGACGCCCTCCGCGGCCTTCACGCGGCGCACGAAGCGACGGGCGAGAACGGCCGCCCGCTGCAGATCATCCACCGCGATGTATCGCCGCAGAACTTGCTCGTGGGCGCCGACGGCATGACGCGCGTGCTCGACTTCGGCGTGGCCAAGGGCCTCGGCTCCGAGGGTGTTTCTCAAGTCGGCGAGGTCAAAGGAAAGATCGGCTACATGCCGCCAGAGCAGCTCACCGGCCACGTGACGCGGCAGTCGGACATCTACGCGGCGGGCGTCGTCTTGTGGGAGGCGCTCGTGGCGGCTCGGCTGCGCAAGAAGGCTGAGAAGTCGGCCATCGCGGCGATCGTGCAGACGGAGGCGATCGCGCCGAGCGCTGCCGGCGCCGAGGTCTCTGTGGCCGTCGACGACGTCGTGATGACCGCGCTCTCGCAAGACCCGAAGCGGCGCTTCGGCACCGCCGAGGCGATGGCCATCGCGCTCGAAGAGGCGTGTCCCCCCGCGTCCCGCGACGAGGTCGCCCGACTCGTCGAAGATTATGGCTTTGAGTCGCTCCAGAAGCTCGACGAGCTCACCCGCGCGTGCGAGTCCGCGTCGGTCGGTGACGCGGTGCGCGAAGCGGTCGCGGCGCCCAGCGCCGAGGCCGACGCCGCGGCCACGACGGCGGTGGTGCGGCGCTCGCCACCGTGGCTTTGGCCCGCCGTCCCCGTCGTGGCCCTCGCGTTCATCGGCAGCGCGCTTGTCGCGAAGTCGCAACGGGCAGCGCCACCTCGCGCCACGGAGTCGCGGCCCACGGAATCGATGCCCGTCGTCACGGCGCTAGCTCTTCCGGTGGGCGACGCCGACGGTGCGGCCCCCGCCGCCCGCTCCTTCGTCACCGATGCGGGCACCGATGCCTTCGGCTTCCGCGACCACCCCTGCGAGCGCGTCGCCGCCAGCGACGCTCCCAACGGCGCCGCCCAGCAGGGGCGTCGTGCGCCCCGCTCCGGTGGTGAAGCCCAGCTGTTCGCCGCCCTTCGAGTACGACGCGAACGGACG
Proteins encoded:
- a CDS encoding serine/threonine protein kinase — encoded protein: MDAAGTPTKSEPPYRRLGKYEVFGAFAQGGMASVHVARIRGPSGFAKLVAVKEVNRAFAASARHAKMLLAEARLGARIRSPYAIPILDVVQEGDQLCIVMELVRGVSLNELILAASARRTRIAPAIVSAMLSDALRGLHAAHEATGENGRPLQIIHRDVSPQNLLVGADGMTRVLDFGVAKGLGSEGVSQVGEVKGKIGYMPPEQLTGHVTRQSDIYAAGVVLWEALVAARLRKKAEKSAIAAIVQTEAIAPSAAGAEVSVAVDDVVMTALSQDPKRRFGTAEAMAIALEEACPPASRDEVARLVEDYGFESLQKLDELTRACESASVGDAVREAVAAPSAEADAAATTAVVRRSPPWLWPAVPVVALAFIGSALVAKSQRAAPPRATESRPTESMPVVTALALPVGDADGAAPAARSFVTDAGTDAFGFRDHPCERVAASDAPNGAAQQGRRAPRSGGEAQLFAALRVRRERTQAVQARVLSVRRGRACAIPASATAGRAPANEPFAKGPRP